DNA from Trichomycterus rosablanca isolate fTriRos1 chromosome 23, fTriRos1.hap1, whole genome shotgun sequence:
TGGAATATTTACCTACCTGGCATGCACCAGGCACACAGTTTCAAGTATGGGCACTTTAACAGCCGCGCTGGCCCTTTAAGAGAGGTTCTTTGTTGCCATGGTAACAGTACACAAGTAGCTTCTACTGAGGGGAAAAACTTAACGGCATTTAGCAAGAAATGAAATTTATTAAGCTGTTTTCTTTCTATACAGCTTGTATAAAATCTTAGTAAATGTCAGGTAGCCACGTAAACTCTCGGTGTGAGTCGATTAGTTTGCGTTTATAAGCAGTTTGTGTGTCTTTTTCTAAGTTAGCTTGTTAGCATTAGCAGTGTGACTGAGCTGAGAGATGCAGGAGGAATCAGATGTGAAGTGTGATGGTGGGATCGAACCCTGCATGAACCGACACAAACCTGCTTCAGATAACACTCAGGTAGAATTTCAGTAGTTACaagtattaaatatatattaaatccATACACTTTGTCATACAATATATTTTCATTGCAGTTCTTTTTggaattttaatgatttctgcatcTGTTCTTATTCTGTGACTATGATTGGAACAAAATTTGCTTGGTTGAAAATAGACACACTACACACCTAATATTTGGTTATGTTTTAACATTAATGTCCTTCAGGATCAAAAAAGTatctccatctatccatccatccatccatccatccatccatctatctatccaaccaTCCTTGGATCCTTTTAAAGGCCACTATCACTCCAATTTGTTGGTTCTCAAGATTTAAGATGTACTAAAATGTGTGCAATTattatgaacattttaaaataaaactatttttacgTTCTCAGGATGTTTCACATTTGCTGGCGAGTATGTTTAAAGACCTGTATACAACAGAAGTCATCGGAAAAGACACAGTGGCCAGTCTCACCAAATCATGCAGAGGAGGAAACGACCATCATGCTAAATATGTGGAGGAACTTCAACAGGtctagttatttaaaatgacaataatgtttaatgtttatacCAGCTAAATGTTGTGCTTTTAATTCCCCACACATGCTATTCATAATCATTGCATTTGTATCTATGTAGATCTCTGTATGATCTTTTTGATTATCAATTATTATCATGAAGAAATAAGTAAATCTTTTGTTATCTGACCCATAGTTCCATATTTCTATACTTTGAAATATATATAACATGATGTTATATACAAAATATCAATAATTCTGTGCCTCCTTGCAGGTCTGAACAGTGTAATGGCCATAAATATTGGGCATAATGAAcatgaatattatttaaatcatcATCTTGCACCCCTGCTCACAGATTCTTTGGTCCTTTCTTGAATAACTTGAATAAGCTGGTTTACATTTTCAGGTTCATTCGGAGTACAAGAGACGGATTGAAAATGCTAACATGTTAGAGAGGCACATTATTCAAGCCCGTATGAAGGCCAGCGCTGCAGATGAGCGGGCACAGGCTCATATCCTAGAGGAGTTTGGAGAGTCTTACCATCAGCTTGGTCTACCTCCAGGTATCTGTAGAGGACAAGAACTTTCGTTATTAATCAGTTTTCCTGTATGATTGCATATTTTACCTACTTTAACTACCAATATTTGTTCTTTATTTGTGTCTTTTTAGTGAAGTCAGCGTTTATGTGGTGTGTGGACAACGGACTTCTCAGGAGTCACAACCTCATCTGCCCTCAGGTTTACAGACCAGAGCAAATTCCACTTACTAAAGCGCCACAAGGTAAAGTTAAACATGAATGTGACTTATAAAAAAGAATGTTGGCAATTGTTAGGTTACAATTTCACATTTTACTCTTTTGATTCGTTTTTATCACCATGTTTTCCATAGGCAAATCTATGCCTGGTTTTGCCCAGCCAACAGTTTCCTACAACCAGCACATATCTACAGAGTTGAAGGACGATGGGTACACTCTGATTTCTCAGCCTGAGCTTACAGTGCAGAGTCTACTAGAGGAATCAGAGGGGACGCTTACTTTATCTTCATCAAATGATACCTTCTCTGTTAGGAGTGCTTCCTCACAGGTTATTCTACAGCAACCTTAATCCGTATAACAGTGGCCAATCCATAAGAAATTAATCAAATGAatatatttcttttaattttgtattttagAAGGGATGCCAGGTTCGTAAacctttgtgtacggagaagcTGAATCCAGAGGACAGGGCTGCACTGGAGAAGTTTAAGGGACGCCAGAACTTCCTGCGCAACCCTCACTTTCAGTCCCTCAGTCACCAACGTGGGGGCAAATCTCTCATCATTTCAGAGGAGAAGGTGGAGAGAGCAAAGAAGGACAGGAAAGAAAGGTAGGCATGTAGATGAAGGTATATAAagagtttatatttattgtgcCGAACAGTCACAAGGCTTTGGCCACCCCCCTGTCTCTCAAACAAAGCCATTCATATCTATAAAAACAGAGAATACAAAAACTGTACATCTACCCACTTACTTCTGAACctcagatacatttatattgttgaTTAAGACATTGTGGATATGATCACGGTTATTGCTATATGATGCTCACTACATCTTTCCATTATTTACTGTCTTTATTTGTTTACCAGTAGATCATTGTGCTATACATTATGCCTGAAGATAATTCAGTGTACAGATTCTTAATGCAATGTTTGCTTAAAGCTCATTAGAAAGCTGTCCAACCTATTGGAACAAGCTACTCATATTACAGAATACGATAATCCAGATAGTCAGGTTTGATGGCTGTAAAACTTTGAAAAAGGAGAAGCTACATCAAAAAAAACGGAGCTGCATTGCAGAAGTTTGCAACACCAGAACTGTGCAACCTTTGTTTCTAACCTGGAAGGTCTTGGGTCATCATGATTCACCAGAACAGACTCAGTACGGAATATATGGCATAATATAATAACagctgttataataataattataataattattatttcatttaattttcattccatttttattaaccacttGATCCTGGTCCACTATTATCCACTATAAGaatcattattaaataatatgtaGATTATTACAGTCACCTCATTCTGCAGCTTCACTCTAACACTGAGGTGCATCATTAGAGAAATGCTTACACATCACTTATTTGACTTTGACATGTTGACTTTGTCTATTGTATTTTCCCCCATTAGCTTCTCCAACAATACAAAACCAGCTGCTCTCGTGAGTCATGATGTTTGACCTTATTGATTTAGTCTGTATAGCAGGAGGGTTTTGGGTTTCAGGTGGTCACGTAATTGCACCTGTTTGCCTGCGCAGGACATTAAATCCTTCTGTTGTATTTGGAAATGTTTGTTCGACTGTTTGCAGCACCAGTCCTGATGCACCAATGCCAGTTTTCATTGCCAATCCACCCGTGGTCCTGTTCACTGAGTACCAAATTGGACACGTCtatgaggtacacacacacagctgcatACACACATGATGCAGTACTGTTTACTTACAGTTCATGAACTGTGGTCTGTGTAAAGGTTATAgcactttaatgtttttattacattaaaatagaGTATATTAGTTAGTTCACATAGATGATGTGAAAATCAACAACATTGAATTTGACCAAACAGCTGGaagattttaatactgtttatataattttattgaaCTCCACAATGGAATAAACACACTTATTATATTAAAAGCTTTCTGTCTCCTTCAGTCCACAGTGGAGCTCAGGAACGTGACCGCAGCAAGCCGTCATGTACGTGTGATCCCCCCGAACACCCCTCACTTCTCAGTTGGTCTGGGTGAGCATCTATTAAACAGTGTCAGGATTCTTCTTACGGTGTCGTTATGTATCTCTGCATtagcatttcattcatttatttgcatAAATTAACAACGTTTGACTTTCTAACTTACATAATCAGTAAATTATGGGTTACATGTGTTATGGTAAATAAGCAAATGCTTTGGGGTGGTATGAGAGGGAAAAACACTTGTTTTTGTGGCAGCCTtttttgtgcccagtgttatCAGGTATTACAGATGAATAGCACCACCTGCTACAGTCAAAATCTATacctatatatatacgtatgtacagtatgtactgtatgtataggtgtatgtacacacacacacacacacacacacacacacacacacaaaccccttGTCCAAATGGATGCTAATGGACATGTGATCCCACAGGCAGGTTCCCTGGTGAGGGTGGCATTGTGGCTCCTGGCATGAGTTGCCAGTACACAGTACGGTTTGCCCCCGAGTCCCTGGCAGATTATGAAGACTTTCTAGTGGTAGAGACACAATCATCATATCCTCTCATCATACCAGTGGAGGCCCACAGACCCCCACCAGTACTCACATGTAAGTCAGTGAAAGAGAGTTATTCGGTTTCAGCACCACTTATTACTAGGTGGTGATAACAAATGTTGGTCTTCTTGGGCTGCCACAGTACCCGCTGTTCTGGATTTTGGCTACTGTCTGGTTGGAGGGGTGAAGTTCATGGACGTGGTGTGTCGTAACGATGGGCTGAGTGCCGGAATGTTCTGCATCATGCCCAAGAGACAGTGGCCTGCGTCCAGCCTCCGGGTAAAGTAGCACCACAGATGCACCAGATTTCTCCCTGATTAGCATGAAATGGTTCTTTTAGTCTACAATTGTTGTTTTTCATagcagctgtgtgtgtttacatcttCCGTAGTCTGTAGTGAAGACCAGTTTTGCAGAGGAACATCCATTTGCAATCAGTCCGTCTCTGTTCTCCCTGCTTCCCGGCCAGTCTTTAATCATTGAAGTAAGAGACAAATCACTCAGCTTGTTATTGCTTCTAACaatcaaatattttaataagattttaaataccactaacaaagcatgtggcATTTACAAACCTCATTTTAATTAAAGCTGTTTTGTAATGCTGTTCAGGTTGTTTTCTTCCCCACTGCTGCTGAGATCTATAATCAGAGCTTCACCATCATCTGTGACAACTGCCAGGTCAAGGATTTTACCATCCAAGGTAAAGAGTCTGCAAACTGTCTACACATTTGTGGTGGACTGTAGTGTGTTTTCTTATGGGGATGTGTTTTTTACTGAAACCATTGAAACATTTGCTTTTGTATATTGTATAAATGGCAGGCAAGGGGCAGCTTGTCATGCTGGAGCTGGTGGCATTAGAGGATGGTGAGAATCTGCCTGTTCTTGGGGAAGTACGCGACCTGACTGCTGATCATTTTGTGCGATTTGAACCAACCAACCCGCATTCCATACAACACAGGAAAATGGTCATCAAGAACAATACGTAAGCACAACATCGATCTTATCACACTTGGTAAATAGTAGCTAATAACATGTATTTACAGTCTTTGAGTTAATCTGGTGTGATGCAGACATCTGGAGCTGCCGTTCCACTGGCAGATTGTGAAGCCCAACCTGCAGTGTCTGCCGCCTGAAGAGACTCCAGACCCATCCTGCATCCATCATCACGTTGACACTGACGACACCTTCACCGTCAGTCCTGCTGTCGGCCTACTGGCTCCTACACAGGAGCATGTGTTCCTGCTTACATACCATCCACAGGAAGTACATCGacgtacacacacattaataaatgctgaatttatttataaacctCAGTCGGGAAGATGAAAGATGAAATTAATAATGTGCACTgacttttctttctctcttagTTAAAAGACTATCATAGTGTATGTCATCTGGTCATAAGGGACGTCCCAGATCTGCAGAAAATGACTGAAAGTTGGTAAGACTAATGTTGAAATCTGAAATCTCTCTCTGAACATTCTGAGGTCtgctgtaacttaaatattcggTACTTTTGGATTGGTTCAGTCAGCAGGACTTGCTACCCCAGGTCGGAGACGTGATTGTGATGGAGATTGAGGTAAAAGGAACAACAGAACCGTATAAGATCTTACTGGAGCCGTATGCCCTCTTCATTCCAGGAGAGACCTACATACACACCACCATCCGCAAGAGCTTCAGGGTAATACACTGCTGAAGGGGTTACAGAGTTTAAAGTGGCTTATTCATACTTTTTGGTGCGCATAAGCTAATCTTTCTTTATAAGCTAACGTCTGTGGCTGTTACAGATGTGGAATCACAGCAGGTCAGCAGTTCGTTTTCAGTGGGAGCGCATCAATGACATTATTGAGGTGGAGCCTTCATCAGGGGAAATAGGTAAAAGCATGTATTACAAATTACAAACACGCCAAAGCATTTAATTCGTTGTTTTTCCTTCATTTTGCAATCTGACAGGAGTCTTGTGTTCCATAATATGTGTAATGATCAAATGAAATGTGAGCAATAGAGCtgagattttttatttatcatgtgatatattattatatttatctgTACCAGTGTTAGCTGAAGTGTTTTCTCACCTGCAGAAACCAATGAATGTTTTGACGTGGATCTGATGTTGACTGGAAGTCAACCAGGCCACTTAACCACGACCCTTCAATGTCACGTTCAGCACCGCTCACACCCTGTAGGTCTCGCCATTGATGCCACATTTAAGGTAAAGGGAGGTTATGTTCTCTTCAAATCACTCTCCTTTTAATCCACTATACAAGTAGTCATTCCTTTCATCTTAAGTCTTGGACTAGTCATTTTGTTGTGCATGTCAGGGACCGAACCTGAGTGTCAATGTACCCAGTTTGGACTTGGGGCTGTTGGAGCTGGGTCAAGAGGTCTGTTCCAGCCTGCAGATTATCAACAGCAGCCCTTTAGAGGCTTGCTGGATTTTGAAAGAGCTGCCCAGTGACCCTGCAATAAATCAGGTAAACACTTATATCACGCCTCACTGCGCCATCACAACTTCAGATTTGAAGTGACGCACAATGCTGCACgtgtgtattgtttgtgtgtaggtAAGGGTAGAGCCGAGTCAGGGTGTTTTGCCTCCTGGAGCTTCCTGCAGCGTGAAGGTGATCTTCAGAGCTGTGAGCTGTCAGAGCTTTGAGTCTGTGCTACAGCTCACCGTGCCAAATGGCACCGGATGGTAAGGAAAAACATCAACCCTGAAATGTGTCTAGTGCATCCAACCTAACAGATTTTCTGCTGACTTATCAGTttttgtgtacgtgtgtgttctTCTCAGTCTTCTGCCTGTGAGAGCAGAGGTACAGTCTCCTCAGGTGTGTTTGCTGAGCTGCCGGATGGAACTGGATGATCTGTATGTAGGAGTCGCTCAGACTGGCAAAACGGTTCTGTTAAACCAGACTCTACTGCCAGCACACTTCACATGGAGGAAGGTGGGAATTCTGACTTACCTGGCAGAACCAGTTTCTTCTTTAGTCTCCTTTGTTTTGCACATCAGTATCAGTAGACTGGCTGTGCTAAGATGCAGGAATAcactctccctccctccctcactcactcactcactcactcacactaagGGGAAATGTACAGTAGTGTAATGTGTCAGATCAATAATCCCACATAAATGGTATTCAAGTTTCTGTCCTTCTTCTGCCTGACTGACCGTGCAGCTCTTCCTCACAGATCCAAGGTCCCCAGTCTCATCTCTGCTCTGCCAGTTTCAGTCCTTCATCTGGTACTCTGGGTCCCAATGCACAGATGGAAATCAGTGTTTCCTTCACTGCACACACCGATGCAAGTATTTTCAGCACGTTTGACACACCCCACCTCCAAAGAAGTatacaatatgtaaaataattaatgtcACACGATGCAAAGCACCTGTAGTGCTCGGTGATTGTTTCAGGTGCATTTAAAATAGTATGAGGTTTATCATATAGTCAAGAAAACTCatctaaaaatgaataaaagtcaTCTTCATTAAACCtacttttgtgcacagggaacaAAGTTATGCTGGAGCAGATAAGGGGCatctttaaacaaaattaaaagcacaatgtatttttataataaaataaataggagAGATgtcaacatacagtatatacgactgtacactgtattataaatggcttaaaattgtaaataaaacagagtACGAGGGGTCCTCGTCCAGTTAGGTCCTGGGTGTTTGTGTGATCCTCCCTGACATATACATCTATAGTTGATTTGTACAGACTATCGTATCTATGAATGTGGTGAATCTATTTCTATGTACATTGTATACAGGAGGAACTGACTGAAGTAGCTGCAGTGTGTCAGGTGGAAGGAGTGGAGAAACCTCTTGTACTGGGCTTCCACTGCAAAGCAAAAAGCCTCAGCGTGTCCTACTCTTTGCCTCAGAACAACACAGAACGGTACTTTTCAAGAATGGAAAATttagaggttttttttattctaactCTGAAGGCCCATTGATCACTGTTTCGCTATTTTATCCTTCCTGAATCTGTGCCCCCTCAGCTTATGTGCTTTAAACTTCTTATTTAAGAGCtttctttattgtgttttagtgCTACAGTAGATGATGTCAATGAGCAGCCAACTATTCTGGACTTTACTGAATATGAGCCAGTTCTTATTGGAATATCAACAATCAGACAGCTGCTCATAACTAATCACACCGCAATTCCAGCCCCCTTTACCATGGAGGTGAAGGTATTTACTGGACACCGTCTTTTACAATCTTCCAGAAAGACTCAATCCAGGTAGAATGACTTTTTTCTGTCATTTCATGTCAATGTATTATTAAGTACTGTACAGAAGACTGTTTGACTATTTGTTGACaataatctttttttattttaaggggTGATTATGTGAGGACACCAGTTCATGAAATGCAAGCCAAAAAGATGAAGGAGAAGGAATATGAAGGTACAGCCAAAGTCAAAAATTTACATACAATTTATTtcagatttaaatgtttaaatgtttatacatatcatatatactgtagaattaGTATTATTTCTTGTTTGTCCTCTGGTTGAGATTTCGTTCGTGGTCTTCTTGCTCATGGAAAGGGAGCAGCATTTTTCGTCGAACCTCAGAATGGGACGCTTGGGCCATTTGAAACGGCAACTATTACCATAACTGCTTTTAACAACATGTGGGGCGACTATCAAGACCACCTCATCTGTATGGTACGTGCATTAAATATAATCCTGGCTGTTGCTTTTTAATAGACGTTGTGTAATGTGTAGTAAATGTAGCTCTGTTTTGTAGGTTGGTGATTTGGATCCTGAGCTCATTTTAATGAGATTATCTGTAAGAGGCTGCCCTGTATACTTCCAGATGACTGGACCACAGCCTGATAATCAGAACCAAGGACCAGTCATACGGTGATCATTTCTGGTCTAAATGATGTATTATATAGAATTACATGCATTTGTATTGTTGCAGATGATACTTTATTAAGGTCTATACTCTATAAATGCTCACTAGTTAACTTATTTACAGGTTTGGAACTCATGTTTCGGGAGGGGATACAGTCTCACGATCACTTCGTTTGAATAACACCAGTCCTTGTGGTGGGAACTAATATTACATTTCTAATATTACATTTCTAATATTACCTAATTTTacattgttctttttatttctgacactatgctacatggccaaaagtatgtggacaccttatcAGACCACATTATGAATTTGTTGGCCATCCTGTTCCAAAAACATGTGCATTACTCTAAAGTTTCTCCCTCTCACAACTTTCCAGGGCTCTGTGCCATTGGAGTTGCTTACTTacttagaaggggtgtccacatacaggcTATAAAATGTATCTGCTACTTGACTGACAGTAAGCGCTTGTTATCTGGGTTAGACATCCGTATGGACTGGCTGACCTACAACAAGGAGAGTGAGGACAGCAAGTTAATAGATTTGATGGTGGCATACGGTGACCCATTTCCTCTGAAGGACACTGATGGTAACGAGATCGTCGGCGGTCTAGACCGCACTGCGTTCTCTTCTACGTGGGATCAAAGCCAAACTCCCAGCTCAGATGGAAGCAGCTCCTCACTGACAACCAAATCAGTAAGCAAACGGTTTTAGAATACTGTGTTTTCATTTGCATGGTATGCGGGTGTGAAGTGTACCCTGAGGTTATTTCCATGTCCATGTTTACGTTTAAAgcgtttagcagatgcttttatccgaagcaacTTACAATCGGGACAATACAGTCCaaataattgagggttaagagccttgctcaggggtccgaCAGTGGCAGTCTGGCTGTAGTCAGgcctaaaccagcaaccttctgattactagtccagtcatatcttgaatgtaaatgtttggtTTTGAATGATGTGTCCAGGATTGTGATGAAGAACAGtttgatgatgaggaggagagAGGAAGTCAAGTTCCTTTGTCTCCAGCAAGGAAACTGTGTACTGTTTTTATCCAGCCCCATGAGGGACATACATCAGATTACCCATACTGCATCACTCCACAGCAGATAGTATGTGTTTCCTTGCTCATTTGTGTCTgctttttattcattaatgtGAAAGAGTGGCTAGAGtgtttaataaaattttatacagtattttatataatttaaggTGATTCCAGCAGGGGGTTTCAGCACCATCAGTGTTTCTTTCACCCCTCTTACACTGTCTGATCCAGCCAGCAGCTACTCCTGTGTGGGTTACGCTCTAGGCTACATGTCACTGGACTCAAAGGTAACTCACTGCCCTCAGACTCATTTGTTTACCTGTTCAGTGCAGTTCACCGCAAATGTCTGTTATTACGGACGTCCAGGTGCCTACAGACCTTCAGGGTAACGTGTGGAGAGCTCAGGGTTATGAGCTGGAACCTCTGAGACTGGACCTTCTGGCGCATGTTAAACCAGCAACGTGAGTCACTTAAACAACGCATACTCATGCGTACACATACGAGTACTTAAGTGATGAGCACATAAGTGTTGTTTGGTGGGTGCAAACATTTGGACACCCTCCTGACTAAATGAGAAGATCCTAAATTCCATACAGGGAACAAACTGCACAGTTACTGTTTAatgggcgctcgggtggtgcagcggtcacttttttgtttgcataaacaaataaataagagaGGGTTTGACTGCTCAGCACAAAGAGGGAGTCACCTTGACCTCCACCCCAACATTTCCAGTTCCCCTTCCGTCCTTTCCAGTCTCATAATCACTCTTTATTCACTACAGTGTGATGTAgcttttgtatgtatgtatgtgtgtgtagtcttACAGTTCAGCTGGACGAGGATGAAGATATTCTGGAGTTTCAGACTAATGCCAGTGACTTAATTGATAACCACACACTCAAGCAGGTGCCAACAATGTAGCTATCACctacaaatgtgcttctggtaCCTTTCTGTTCCtctataataaaaaagaaacactgTTCGGTGTGTTTCTGTTTTAGGAGTCGCTCACAGTGCGGACGCTGCAGCTGATCAACAACACTGATGTTCCCCTGAGTTTCACACTGAACACACAGCAGCCGTTTTCGGTACTACAGGACACACGCAAAATCGCTAGCTCTGAATCGCCGTCGCATGTAGCCAGCCGGCCACGACCGGTAAAGAGCAAAAACACACTGCTGCTGCAGCCCAAACGCAACTTACAGGTCTGTTaccatgcacacacactacagatggTATGTTCACTGCTGGTAGGAATAAACGTACACTAAGATTTGGTTCCTTTGACAGGTGAAGGTGGCCTTTCACCTTTCAGCCTCCCTGTTGACGTGTCAGAACCAGCCGGGTGAGGAAAGCCCACCCAGCACGATTCTCATATGCAGCGAGAAAGGAGAGAGGCGACTCCGATTTGAGCAGAGTCTCAGCATTCAGTACAGTAACGGCTCtgtacaggtaacacacacctGCAGCTGTTTTGAGCCACACTGACCGGGGGCTATATAAGAAAAAAGTGGCCAATGTTTCTGTTTGCTTGTTTTTTAGACTGTACCCTTATGTGCCCACCTGGCACTATCCACCCTGCAACTCTCCTGTAACACTTTAGATTTTGGAACCTGCTATGTAGGTCAGACCAGAGTCCAAGAAGTGCACCTCTCCAACTGTGGGGGGTCGAGCAGTTTCTGGACAGCAATTATTGGTACAAAATGCAACACcatgtctgttttttaaaaatcaacatAGTAATATTCAGCATGTGTAACTTTGTGTTACATCATTGTTGTTGGCTAGATGCTGAGGAGGACAGCAATGTGTTTGGAGTCACTCCGGAGTGTGGGCTTCTAAAACCAGCGGAGTATCCTGTCTACTCCTGTAAACAAACTCTAGAGATCAGCTTCACACCACGGTACTGCCAATATCAGAATTTTAAGTTTTGTAACTGTACTACAAATGTAAGTATCTACAGTATAGTGTGTTATTATAACAATCATTAATAACACCTTTTGAGCTAGTACTCACCTTCAAGTCACAATTCTCTCATATTTCTCCAGACTTATAATATCACTGGTAAAAACTCTGGCCCTGCAAGGCTACTATAGTACTGAAGGTCTAAATATGCTCATATGGGATTGTCAATTCTACCAAGAGAAAAACATTCCTAAGCTCATTTCTGTCTCTTGCAGTGACCAGAGGTCGTTCCACGCCATGATCACCATTCAGGGAATTCTGGGAGAGCCCTGCCTTACAGTGAGGCTTCAGGGCACAGGATCCTTAGATGAGAGATATTCAACCCAATAACTAAAAGAAACacagtttgtaattgtattgtattgttttttattcttatttatttgcaaaaagCTGTTTATCCATCATATAAAGACCAGAGACTGATTAGTTACTATAGATGTGTGgctttttatgtttaaaaagcCAAATTAGATATTATAGATCAGAATTTTAATAATGGTTGTGACACAATCGTTTTAATATGCAGTTTAATATGTTAAATGTTCTAACATTTTACTGTGCACTACATGGATCATAGTGGGATTCGGCTCCACCGGCAGAGACAGGGCACTAACACAATCACAGTGTCGAGAAGCCAATCGGCTTCTTTGTTTCTGAGAAAGAGTACCCGGATGAAACATACACAGATTTGAGAAGAACGTGCAAAACTCCTAGAGACAATGACCTCTAACATGTTTCGAATCCAGGACCATGAACACCATGAACACCTCTGTGGTCTGTGTACAGGACCCACTTAACCGCCCTGGCATAGACTCTTAATGAATCCTTGGCAGCTGAAAGAATCCCATTACAAAGCAGAAACTAGCATCAATTTCAGTAAAATTTAAGAATTTAAGTTAGTCATCCAGTAATACaagataatattttaaatattatttctataaaAGACAAGGCACATTCTAGGTACCGATTTTCCACAGACATTGTGTCGGTGCTTGTTTGGGGAACCAGATCCTGATCACACAGACACAACCACAGGGACACCTAGTGGCAGTGTAGTACACGTCATGTATAATGCAGAAAACAACATGAGAAATGTAATTTGGTTCAGTTTGGGGGCAAAATTTTTTTCAATATATTGCTGGGCCTTCGCATAgatgcctgaccggctgatagaaCCTTGGATCCTTGCTGTAATGAGCTAGCATAATACCACTGTGCCATCAGTTTTTAGTGTATTGCTGCCCACTACAGACCACACGTACCTAATAACTTACCAGTGCTTTCTTTAAACcactgttcaggtttcttttaTTGTCATGATGACAACATGATGCCACCATTGCCTGAAACAGATTTTGCGGTCTTTTTAATAATACAAACGTGAAGAACAGTTCCAGATGCACCAAGGCACCAGTACAGTGTCAGTGGAAAATggtattttaatgtaaaattagAAATACATACAGATCACATTTCATTTAGAGACTAAATCTCTCAGTAATGTTCAGTCTATTACAG
Protein-coding regions in this window:
- the dlec1 gene encoding deleted in lung and esophageal cancer protein 1 isoform X3; the protein is MQEESDVKCDGGIEPCMNRHKPASDNTQDVSHLLASMFKDLYTTEVIGKDTVASLTKSCRGGNDHHAKYVEELQQVHSEYKRRIENANMLERHIIQARMKASAADERAQAHILEEFGESYHQLGLPPVKSAFMWCVDNGLLRSHNLICPQVYRPEQIPLTKAPQGKSMPGFAQPTVSYNQHISTELKDDGYTLISQPELTVQSLLEESEGTLTLSSSNDTFSVRSASSQKGCQVRKPLCTEKLNPEDRAALEKFKGRQNFLRNPHFQSLSHQRGGKSLIISEEKVERAKKDRKESTSPDAPMPVFIANPPVVLFTEYQIGHVYESTVELRNVTAASRHVRVIPPNTPHFSVGLGRFPGEGGIVAPGMSCQYTVRFAPESLADYEDFLVVETQSSYPLIIPVEAHRPPPVLTLPAVLDFGYCLVGGVKFMDVVCRNDGLSAGMFCIMPKRQWPASSLRSVVKTSFAEEHPFAISPSLFSLLPGQSLIIEVVFFPTAAEIYNQSFTIICDNCQVKDFTIQGKGQLVMLELVALEDGENLPVLGEVRDLTADHFVRFEPTNPHSIQHRKMVIKNNTHLELPFHWQIVKPNLQCLPPEETPDPSCIHHHVDTDDTFTVSPAVGLLAPTQEHVFLLTYHPQELKDYHSVCHLVIRDVPDLQKMTESCQQDLLPQVGDVIVMEIEVKGTTEPYKILLEPYALFIPGETYIHTTIRKSFRMWNHSRSAVRFQWERINDIIEVEPSSGEIETNECFDVDLMLTGSQPGHLTTTLQCHVQHRSHPVGLAIDATFKGPNLSVNVPSLDLGLLELGQEVCSSLQIINSSPLEACWILKELPSDPAINQVRVEPSQGVLPPGASCSVKVIFRAVSCQSFESVLQLTVPNGTGCLLPVRAEVQSPQVCLLSCRMELDDLYVGVAQTGKTVLLNQTLLPAHFTWRKIQGPQSHLCSASFSPSSGTLGPNAQMEISVSFTAHTDEELTEVAAVCQVEGVEKPLVLGFHCKAKSLSVSYSLPQNNTERATVDDVNEQPTILDFTEYEPVLIGISTIRQLLITNHTAIPAPFTMEVKVFTGHRLLQSSRKTQSRGDYVRTPVHEMQAKKMKEKEYEDFVRGLLAHGKGAAFFVEPQNGTLGPFETATITITAFNNMWGDYQDHLICMVGDLDPELILMRLSVRGCPVYFQMTGPQPDNQNQGPVIRFGTHVSGGDTVSRSLRLNNTSPCDIRMDWLTYNKESEDSKLIDLMVAYGDPFPLKDTDGNEIVGGLDRTAFSSTWDQSQTPSSDGSSSSLTTKSDCDEEQFDDEEERGSQVPLSPARKLCTVFIQPHEGHTSDYPYCITPQQIQGVSAPSVFLSPLLHCLIQPAATPVWVTL